Part of the Vigna unguiculata cultivar IT97K-499-35 chromosome 3, ASM411807v1, whole genome shotgun sequence genome, CATTGACCACTGCAGGTATTGAAGTAGAAGCTTCAGCCGCAGTTTCAAGCTTTTGGTGAAGGGTAATCATTACAGAGCAACATTTTGAATGTTCACAAACTTTATTTACTTCTTCATTTTACGTATAGAAAAGTCTAATTcattttgtttccattttttttttatttcattaatactTACCAAGGAATTATCCAAACAGGAGCTTCGTTTGTTGAAACGAATTATTTGACCACAAACCAGAAATGGTAACCTTGTGCTTTGTGTGAAAGATAAATAACTTTTAACATATGGATTATAATCTagccaaaagaaaagaaacaaaataagtgGTAATGATCATATATGAAAACAAACCTAAATTTCACTTCAccaggaatcaaaagaagaaatgaaTACTTACCAAACCAGTAAGCAAGCACAATCTGATTGTTTGTTTGTGTGACATTCAGGTGATGCTCATAATGGGCTTTACTTTATGGTTTGACTAAGCATCAGTGTCACAGCAAAAATCATGTTACCTTGTTTCTTCGCCATGCCAACCCCAGCAACGCATTTTTCAACTAGCTACTTTCATTTACCATATGGAACCAAACCACTGAGGAAGCCATACAAGATTCTTTAGTACCATGTTTTTTCAATTTGCAGAACCTAATCTATCGTTTCTGTACTTTTTTCTAAAATCAGGTTCAGTGTTTCTCCGTATATCTTGTGTTATCTGCACTTAGCAGTATAGTTGTATATTCTTACCCTTTTGGGCTTTTCGTGGACATAAAAAAGGTTATATCCAATGTTGATTGCTATGCTGCAAAATAGGAAGCTGCTACATGGAAACATGATCTTTAGATGGAATGGAAAACCTCATCTTTCCATTACAGAAAATCATAAAAGCGATATGCAACAATACTTATTTAACTATGAGTAAAtccctaaaatatttttcatcaaataatCGTCTTATCATGCTTCTAATTCTAAAGATTACCTTTTCATTGTATTAATGGTTCAAATTGTCACCATAGTATTTTTCATATGCACAGAACACGTTACTACATTGATTCTtctgttgtttattttttaagaaagatTGATTCTTTCTAATCATTAGTTTAATCcttcataaaaacaattataattacattttaaatatttagaagacTATGTCATGTGGAAATCTTTAAAAGACTAATGTGATAATAGACTAATCttcaaaaaataacacaaaaaggtTGACGATTGACTCTTTTTAAAAATGGATGTTCTGCAATTCTTTCAAAAGTTAACAGCCTTACCTCTCATAACATATCTGACAGAGAACAGGACCCATACAGTTTGAAAATCCAGTTGGTTGGTGTGTGGTGGTCACAGCCTGGGCAACAGGAAACATGTAACAgacatttattgttttaaggTCCCAGAAAAGGATATTTTGAAGTAGCAGCATGCATAGGAATCCATGGAAAATCAAGTTGATTCCACTTAATTATGGGCTTTGCAATAATTCTCCTTCATTATAGATCCCTTCTTAAAAAAGAACACACTTCCTTTACAAAGGTGAACTTGCAGCATACTAAAGGATAGCCCCGGTATATGTTAAAACACAGGGTGTGGCTTTAAGAAGGAAATCGTCAATCAAAACCAACTTATTCTGAATCTCACTAAAACTTCTACTTCCCTAATTCCATGGATTACAAACTAAAGAAGGAAAGTTGCTTCTTTAACACCATCTGCAAATTGTTTTATCAATTTTCCATCTTTCTCCTTGAGACATTTCCCACCAAACCCTGCATTTCTGAATAGTGATTGTTTTATCTCCTCAGGGCTAACGCAATTTCTCTGTTCACCTACCTATGACCATGAAATGAGTAAGTTTACGGTAGAGTTTCAAGCATGCAAATAAGATTGAAGGGACCAAATAGAATACATACCTCAGAACAAGATGCTTCCACTGAAAAGTCATTGAAGCTGCTTACAACACATTGCTGAATCTCAAGGCCTAATGCTTCTAATGTATTGACGGTTGATAGTAGCAATCCAGGCTTTGTAGCACAACAAATGCTGATCCTGGTGTCCTGGTCTCTCCTTTCAACATCAAACTGCAAATACATTTATTGAGAAAGTGGGTCTGTGATTATGCTTTAAGTCAGggggtttggtttggtttggtagAGTACCTTGGGGGAGTTTCTTACAATTGCTTCATTTGGTTTCACTTGGTCTTTTGAAATGCCCAACAGATTAATCTGACTTGAGCCCTCTTCCGCCTCTTCTTCCTGCAACTTACCAATCCTTTCCAAGAGCTCTTTCATGTAGTCTATAGTATCCCCAAGAATAGAGGTCCTGTCCATCTGTTAAATTAAAGTTGATATTGCTCAATTCAGAGTGTCACACAGCAAatcaagaaaacaaagaaaccaAGTATGGGTCATGTTATGGATGTAAGCCAAACATGAGAATTCCAATTTCCCTTATACTGATTCAGACATTACAAAAAGGGAAAAGTAAgggttaaaaaagaaaagaaaacaaaagacatTGTTTTGGAAATGACCTTGCTGATCTTGGGGACTATTGACCTAAGCATGGAAAGACGGTCATTGAGACGCTTTCTTCTCCTCCTTTCTGCCATGAGATTCTTTGAGGGCTGTCCCTCTAGCTTTTTGGACTTCTGTTTCCTCTCTGCATCATCAGACATGCCTGTGTTGAAGAGTGGAATCTCTGTGCCTTGTGGATTCTCAACACCTTGTTCCTCAACTTTGCAGACACTCTTGATTTCTTCaaagttgttgttgttgtcataAAAGGCAACATCTTCATCCTCCAGTGTGGGTGGAAGTGGAGGTGGGGGATCATCGTTGGCAGGGTGAAGGTGCGGCAATGGCATTGTGAAGGCATCAGGAAAAGGGTATGGTGGTAGTTCATTGGTGAAAGGGCATTCAAATCTGCGGTCTATGGGTGTTGAAAATGCAGCAAACAGAGAGTTAGAGGTGGGGAAAGATGGGTTCTCAAGAAAAGTGTCAAAACTCCAACCATTAGACAATAGCTCCAAGAACCCACTGGACAGAGCATTCCATGTCTCTCTTCTTGGAGCCACCAATTCATCTAAGAAACCAAGCTGAGAAAGCTCcatctctcttctttctctgcTGCACACGGAAGACTATCTAGACACTGACTCTGTGACCTTCCCAAGCAATAATGTTTCccaacttaaaaaataatttaaattataggtTAATAAGCAAGTTAATCACTACTTGTAATTACATTTCCTTTTgaactgaaatttattttttattggaatGACAACGCGGGTTGGTCCGATCCGTTTAGGCTCAATCTGCATATTGTGGGTTGATCCGTTTCGTCCTGCACAATTTATGTGGACTGTGAACACTGGTCTGTCCCGCCTTGTACTTGGCTTGCGGGTCTGTGGACTGGCcagttttttttaactttttttaatttttttaattttttttaatttttatgataaaacttttaatgtttaaaaattaggaaactttacaaattcacaaaattaagtatagACTTTGAggagttggatgataaattgataattcaacattttcatcatatttatattcatactatgacatacacaatgtattatttaaaattttagtacattaaaaaaaaaatacataatacttgtcttttccagttataaaagaatttgaaacgtgTTAATGCAAGaatccataaaaaaagtaattaatatactcaagtgcaagtttttttttatgcgaGCTTGTGGCCGGCCCACGTGCACCGCGGGCCAGCCCACACGGGTTGCGGGCTTATGCGGGTTGGACCAATGCGAGCCTACGAGCTTACTACCCTGGCCCGCCTCGGATTTTTTAGCGGGCCGGCCCGACGGATCAGACCCTAATTGCcacctataattttttacattaagttatttttaaaatttaattttatatattcttttttcaaatacattaatacatgatttttttattacattcatCATTATGTCATATCtctataacaattttttatcaaatatctatttacttttttttagttAGATAATTTTATGTCTAGTAAGTGATTTAGCCTTATAATTTATTGGTTTGATTTCatcttat contains:
- the LOC114174895 gene encoding transcription factor bHLH61-like isoform X1, which encodes MELSQLGFLDELVAPRRETWNALSSGFLELLSNGWSFDTFLENPSFPTSNSLFAAFSTPIDRRFECPFTNELPPYPFPDAFTMPLPHLHPANDDPPPPLPPTLEDEDVAFYDNNNNFEEIKSVCKVEEQGVENPQGTEIPLFNTGMSDDAERKQKSKKLEGQPSKNLMAERRRRKRLNDRLSMLRSIVPKISKMDRTSILGDTIDYMKELLERIGKLQEEEAEEGSSQINLLGISKDQVKPNEAIVRNSPKFDVERRDQDTRISICCATKPGLLLSTVNTLEALGLEIQQCVVSSFNDFSVEASCSEVGEQRNCVSPEEIKQSLFRNAGFGGKCLKEKDGKLIKQFADGVKEATFLL
- the LOC114174895 gene encoding transcription factor bHLH93-like isoform X2, giving the protein MELSQLGFLDELVAPRRETWNALSSGFLELLSNGWSFDTFLENPSFPTSNSLFAAFSTPIDRRFECPFTNELPPYPFPDAFTMPLPHLHPANDDPPPPLPPTLEDEDVAFYDNNNNFEEIKSVCKVEEQGVENPQGTEIPLFNTGMSDDAERKQKSKKLEGQPSKNLMAERRRRKRLNDRLSMLRSIVPKISKMDRTSILGDTIDYMKELLERIGKLQEEEAEEGSSQINLLGISKDQVKPNEAIVRNSPKFDVERRDQDTRISICCATKPGLLLSTVNTLEALGLEIQQCVVSSFNDFSVEASCSEVNREIALALRR